The following coding sequences lie in one Metallumcola ferriviriculae genomic window:
- the rpsC gene encoding 30S ribosomal protein S3 has translation MGQKVHPKGLRIGIIKDWDAKWYADKDYADLLYEDIEIRRFLKKRLYDAGISTVEIERAANRIKISIHTAKPGIVIGRGGSEVEALRKELEKLTDKKVNVNIVEIKRPELDGQLVSENVASQLERRVSFRRAMKQVVSRSMRFGAEGIKIMCAGRLGGAEIARTEWYSEGKVPLHTLRADIDYGFAEANTTYGKIGVKVWIYKGEVLPEAKGKVKEGGN, from the coding sequence GTGGGGCAGAAAGTTCATCCTAAAGGTCTGCGTATAGGCATCATTAAAGACTGGGATGCCAAATGGTATGCTGACAAGGATTATGCTGATTTACTGTATGAAGACATTGAAATAAGACGCTTTCTGAAAAAACGACTATATGATGCAGGTATTTCCACTGTCGAAATTGAACGTGCAGCTAACCGTATTAAGATTTCCATCCATACTGCTAAACCTGGTATTGTTATTGGCCGCGGTGGGTCGGAAGTGGAAGCACTGCGTAAGGAATTGGAAAAATTAACAGATAAAAAAGTTAATGTTAATATCGTGGAAATCAAAAGGCCTGAATTAGACGGTCAACTGGTTTCGGAGAACGTTGCATCTCAGCTGGAACGAAGAGTTTCTTTTCGCCGGGCTATGAAGCAAGTTGTATCCCGCTCCATGCGGTTTGGGGCCGAAGGCATTAAAATAATGTGCGCCGGTCGTTTGGGCGGTGCGGAAATTGCTAGAACCGAATGGTATAGTGAAGGAAAAGTACCGCTGCATACTTTAAGAGCAGATATTGATTATGGATTTGCGGAAGCCAATACAACTTACGGTAAGATTGGCGTAAAGGTTTGGATTTATAAAGGCGAAGTACTTCCTGAAGCAAAAGGTAA